A single region of the Brassica rapa cultivar Chiifu-401-42 chromosome A03, CAAS_Brap_v3.01, whole genome shotgun sequence genome encodes:
- the LOC103859965 gene encoding non-specific lipid-transfer protein-like protein At2g13820: MSKIPVITIAVALLAVLALPVRSQQPPLSQCTPSMMTTVGPCMSILTNSSTNGTSPSSDCCNSLRSLTTGGMGCLCLIVTGSVPFNIPINRTTAVSLPRACNMPRVPLQCNANIAPAAAPGPAGTFGPAMSPSPATTPIVPEPTPAAQTPQSDTTRPFTPTVDGAAPTSDDGGNTSRPSVTPSSSYALSPSLLFLVVSLVALKFY; encoded by the exons ATGTCGAAGATCCCGGTTATAACCATTGCCGTGGCCTTACTCGCAGTGCTAGCTTTGCCGGTTCGCAGCCAGCAACCGCCGCTTAGCCAATGTACGCCGTCTATGATGACCACCGTGGGTCCTTGTATGAGCATTTTAACCAACAGCAGTACCAACGGAACTTCACCTTCCTCTGATTGTTGTAACTCGTTGAGGTCCTTGACTACTGGAGGAATGGGATGTCTCTGCCTTATTGTCACTGGAAGTGTTCCTTTTAATATTCCGATTAACCGTACAACCGCAGTCTCTCTTCCACGTGCTTGTAACATGCCTAGAGTTCCTCTTCAATGCAACGCCAACATTGCTCCAGCTGCTGCTCCTG GACCTGCTGGTACATTTGGACCGGCCATGTCTCCAAGTCCAGCAACAACTCCAATTGTTCCAGAGCCAACTCCAGCAGCTCAGACACCACAGTCTGATACAACCAGGCCTTTTACACCAACCGTGGACGGTGCTGCACCTACGTCTGATGACGGAGGAAACACCAGTCGACCATCTGTTACTCCTTCGTCCTCCTACGCTCTCTCACCATCCCTTCTCTTCCTTGTTGTCAGCCTCGTAGCTCTCAaattctactga